A segment of the Carya illinoinensis cultivar Pawnee chromosome 1, C.illinoinensisPawnee_v1, whole genome shotgun sequence genome:
atttttccttatatttATGTCGGTTGGCctccaataaaaaattattgattccGCTCCGGTGCACTGATAGTGCATTTatgttgtttttttaattaaaaaattaatataaatgtaCTACCAATGCATTTTATCAATATAAACCATCATCTgtttagtattttcttttttaaataatggtatagatgttatcatttttttttgaaataattagTCCATGAGCTTGGGCgttctaattatataatttagatccccgtttgaataatattaaaagtgttttcttttatctgaaaaatatttaactacaaatgaattatacaaaaataattctataaattgatgtgacttaatatgatttattatattgtaaagttatttttattataaagtaaatttaatagATTAGATCAAGCTACATcaatttatatgattatttttagaGAAATTCTATTATGTACAGaccatttattaaattaaaaaaagtcattttatgaggaatattttgtaattttataaaattttaaatataaaagttgCTTAAGCATACATTGTGTATATAAcattgttcttatttttatatgatttatttgtaaatgtactattcaaaataataatcaataatttcaattttatcagtttccaaaataataaatagaaagtTGTGACCGCGAGCTTGGGAGGTTATGATCAAGCCCATTAATGTTTGGGTCAGACAGGGAGAGGGAAAATCTGACCCAAGTAATTCCTCGGAAATTAGGTTTCGCGTCCCAGTGCTTTAAAACCCTCCCGTAATCCCAGATCCCAAAGCTTCCACTCGCCGTTGTCTTCCTGCTCGTGTGATCCTTCTTCTTCACTGGTTTTTTTCTTAatcctctctctatttttcttatatatgtcGGTATTTGAATGTAGTTGTTTTCCTTGGTAAATTTCTGTCTTGGGAATTAGGGTTTTGTTACTTTTAATCTTACAATTAGggttttatttctcttaagaAACTGGTTGAATTCTTTGTTTTATGTGCTTTTTAAAAACGTGTTTTTTTGCTGTGAAAAACTGAAGATGTTATTTTAAATTTCGTTTCTCTTAAAGATTatgaaattttgtattttaaattctttgtttttttcttagcaaccctctctctctgttttttttcccaGTGTTAGTGCTCATTTGTTCTTGTTTTCATTCATATAGATGACcctgatatttttattatgctaTTCATTTGTTGCCCCTAGTTTTTTCCCCTTtaatttttcctctttcttagTCCATTAAAAGTTTGGATACTTGGTCTTGTTTGTTCAGATTGGTAAGGGTTTGAAGAAGTAGTTTACACAGAAGCCAAGATGCAGAACGAAGAGGGGGTTATTACCGAGCTTTACATTCCTAGGAAGTGGTATTTAATATGtttccatttttcattttcattgtttTCAGTTTCTGTGTTTCTCGAATGTATCTTGATTTAGTGTTTTGGATAAATTCTTGTGAATGCAGCTCGGCCACAAACAGGTTGATTACTTCGAAGGACCATGCTTCCGTTCAGATCAACGTCGGGCATTTGGATGAGAATGGCGTGTACAACGGCCATTTCTCCACCTTTGCTCTCTGTGGATTTGTTCGAGCTCAGGTTTTTTTTCTCTCCCCATTTCAGTTTTCTACTTCCACAGTTTTATTTGCATGAGTTACTTGAGTTTTAGATTATGGCACTTGAAGTTTACTCTTAGGGAATGACTGTTGATATTGCTTTGTGTGTTTAATCTGAAGATTGATATTACTTTTGGGGAGTAAATGGAATATGCCTTTAGATCTTATAGAAATGTAAGTGCCTTAGAAATTGATGTTTTGTCTTGTTGATGGGAAACATTTGATGTTAGCATGCAAAGTACAGTCTTATCGTTTCAATATTCTTTTGGTTGAATGAACTCTGTGCCACGTAGTGTCGAACACTGACTGAAACTTGAAGCATTTACTTTATCTTTTAGGAATTGTGTTCTGTATCTGTTATTTGATTCTGTCTTTGATTGTGGAAGTCGTGAaagtctttctttcttttgtttctgcCTTTGGTGGGTGCATTGTTATGTATTTTGTATATACATGAGACATACCACATGGCCTGTGTTTTTATATTTCATTCCTGTCTATTTCGGTGCTTCTATAGCAATCTTTCACGAACAGGTTTCCTTACttgttatataaaagaaaaatctttcataaacatttaaaaaaaaaaaaattagacaatTTATTCACATCTTGGTTGTCTAATTTTTCACAATAACCAAGATGTGAATAAATTAGACAATTTATTcacaacttattttttattgtgttttttttttctttcttttatattctATTCCAGGGAGATGCTGACAGTGGGCTTGATCGCCTTTGGCAGAAAAAGAAAGTTGAAGTTCGTCAACAGTAGAGTAAGGGAGAGAGAATCTAGTTCATTATCGTGTTTGAAATTCTGTTCTCAGGTCGATGCAATGTGGTCTAAGGATTTTTACTCCTTTCATTAGTTTTATGAATATTGAAACTACTTTATGATCTTTCACGTGTGGCTGTTTGAATTGTGGATATGACATAAAATCTAACGTACCTTTTACATATATACTGACTGCTCTGCATAACATCGTTGGCTTTTCACATATCTGAATAGCTAATTATCTTGACCATCACAGTTCAAGCAAGGTATGGGTGTATGCCAATGGGATCGGTGTCCAAAAGGAAAACGAAAATAAAAGGGATGCctagttttatgaaatttgcTTTGAGGAAATAGTGGTATcgcaagggaaaaaaaatgttctAAACTATCTATTGCCTGAATTTTCCTCATCTTGAATCCATGGCCTGCATTTATTCTGGGCTTTTAGACCCTTGAATTGTAATGAAtgatgttgcagttggtagtggGTACCGTAATGTTTCATAGATATTTGGTGGTTTGAATTTCCAGTAAGTTTTACCTTTTGCTTACTAGCACAAGGTGCTGTCTTACCATGTGTCCCGACAGCTGATTTTCCTCGCATATCTTTGAAGTCAACGAAGAaggtgtttttttcttttgtgtctGGATTATCATTCTCTGCAGGGTAGAAGTTATCTTGGAACTTCAAGGGAGAGTGTTTGGGCCCTTTGGGGTTAGTTTTTCATGAAAGGAAGGGATACAATTATTTAGGTCATGAGAAATTAGGATTGCACAGGCTTGTGTTTGTCGATGACTGTTAAGACATGTAAATGTCTGGCTACCTAATTCTGATCGAGTTCATTTATGCTCGCAAGGACAGCGCACAGACTTGAATTAAACTCTTAACTAAGAAAAGAGaacttatttaaaatgaaataatgaagAAAGTTATGTTAAGATATAGGGATGTATGTCTTGAGTTGTTGGTTGTTAAGATTTCTTAGCTcatctgtgaatagtaatgaaatagtttatttATAAAGTACTTAATAAATGCTGTTCGTATTGGGATTCTAAAGGGCAAGCTTTGAGATTTAACTACTTATGGTATTTGTTAAATGACAATTTATTGAGTAAAAACACTTAACAGAAACGAGAATAAAGAACAAAGTTAGTTTATGTTAGAATCCAAGATCGCtgctataataaaaaataaataaataaaattgtcccaaaaactcaaaataatatcaagtaaattcaattatttattttttttattttatttttatggaccTTAAAAACACcattcaaaatttattaaaaaaaaataacacctAGTGACATGAACTTCAAATGATGCGGTCATTTTCATTACTGGTCCACATTGAACCTGCAGTTAGTATTTTGTCCTCAACTCGTTGGCCGGGATTGATGATTAAAGACAAAAACAATCTTACAGCAAAACTACCTTTTTACATGAATATAATCCCACTTTGTTTCTCCTAACATCATCTTTTTAGCTTCTTGGCCTTTAGCCTCTTGACAATGGAGCTGCTGTTGACAATACCCTGTTCTCTTTGTGCTTTTTTGCAACTTGTTTCCGTCGTTTTCACAAGATTTCTTCACGATCAAAGTAGGTGCTtgggaatctttcttttcttttcttttttattttttggacattgaccaaataattgttttttaatgataaaaatgcTCTTTCAAATCCTACTCCCCtagacaattaaatttaatagatttaataattaaatctataatACATACACCAAAGAACAAACAAAATGGCCGTAAGGTTCCCTAGCCTCGGAATGTCAATTAGTGTTGATCTTTGGGGTTGACCATAGTCACGACAAATGGGAATCAAATTGTGctattcaaattttcaaatgtcATGAAAAGGAATACCAACTCTTATAATTAGTATTCTATAgggaaaaaaattctatttaccaTCTCTAtattaaatacttatttttattttttatttttttccttaaaaagtaAGTAGTGTAGAGATGACAAATAAAAgtattcaattagtttaatagaaataaaaaaattaaaattaaaattaaaatagatgtgATATGCGATGTAGACAGCTGGAAAGCAAAACTAATTCTATATATACCAGATCAAAACGTAAAGTAAAGAATAAATAGTCCTCATGTTGACTACTACATTAGGGGCTAGTAACTATATTATACTCGGCTCTACAAAGGTAGTGTTTTTAATGCTTATTTTGGCCTTTTGTAAACAAGAGAAACAAAACTATATGATATATAGAGAGCTCGTGCCACTGCAACTGTACAGTCTACCATACCATGCACTCATTTGTTTTAAGCTGCTAGAAACTTGGGCTAAGGCTAATGGTAGGAGAGCATACTCTTTTGACACTATGGTCTTTATAAATCGAATGTATGGTTCAATTACATCCTCGCAATGTGGCCAAATCCACCCAACAAATGGGTGGTTCAATCGTCACCATCtagccaccaccaccacccccaaAGGATGGCTGACAAACCACTTTTGTGGGATTGCTCTAGCTTGCCCCACCCACGCCGGGTGATCTAGCCATCCTAAAAGGGTGGTTGGCCAACCACCCAACAAGAATGTCTAACCCGCGCATGAGTATGGTTTGTGTGGACCGACaatcttctatttaaaaaaacaaaaacaaaacaaaacaaaaaaaattgttattttagtacttaataatgttttaaaaagaacttagtttaaaatatttttaagagcaCAAGGGGAAAGGAAACAATTGTGTTCCTAAAAAGACtaacatctttttaaatttgaactaAACTCACTCtggtttaattttaagttaagtttaatattcaaacagtccactctcaaatcattaaactcaactcaactcaaaatCTTTTTACATGTAAGACTACAactttttttcaattcaaaatttctttatacaTGATACTCACAACCTTAATCAACTCAGTACTTTTTACACACAGAAAtaacaatctttttcaactcaacaccttTTTATACGCGAGatccacaacttttttcaactcaacacctctttataCTTGGGATctacaatctttttaaaatttttataaatacatttaaactcatctaaGGTATGCCTCACAAAACGCACTTTACAATTTctactcactactattcataaaaaattcaactcagctcaacatccaaatgggtCTAAAACAAATGAAGCCTGCCCTTCTATAAAATTATGAACGGTTCCAACAACTGCCTTTACAACATTCTCTTTATGAACTCAATctatctatttctttttctttgggatTTTGCCATATATAAAacgatatgttaattgcattcTATCCACCCGTTCTTTTATATATCTTTGACCCTATTAATATGTCTTTATGAAATAGAAATACTAGGAGCAAACAATAATTACCTTGCAGATTTCAGCTTCCATTTCACAACCAACTTAGCCCAAACAAGTCACAATACTTAAAAGAccgaattccaaaaaaaaaacacataccCATTTGAGCCCAAAATACAATTCTTCCTCGACAAACAGTCTAACCAACTTTGTAATAAGTAATATGAGTCCCAAAATGGTTACTTTAGTTACCAATTCTATTTATCTGAACACAAAGGCCTATTCCAACACTACCACCGTTCGATCCCACAACGAAGGAAATCACATGATGGAACACCCATTGGCGTTTTCATCACTGAAAATCCCAAACGAATCCAACGGTGCTGCTTGCATTGCATAAATCTCGTGGTTGGCACCTGCGTACGTGTACGGTACTGATGGAACGCAATAGGAGGGACCGAAACTTTGGGCAGGATGTATCCTGTTGTAACTTGTATACTCCGGCTGAGGGTAATTTGCTTGTAGGTACTGGCATGATTGCTGACGTGTAGGGCTGGGATTTAGCGGGGCCACACCACCATGATTCATACCCGGACCATGAATTTTAGATTTCGTGCCTGCAGGCGTACCGAAGAATGGTGCACCCTGACCACTGCTCTCATTATTACCTTCTTGCCCTTtcgctttcttttttttaccaCCACCTTTTGCAGCAAGCACAGCAGCGCCCTCACTTTCACTGCCCTTGTGACCCTTAGCCGGCCACTCCTCACTGGCGATATGATTTACCTGCGACTTCTCTCCACTTCCGCCTCCACTTTTTTTAGCAGAGCTATGCTTCTCTTCAAATTTCTCGCATGGATTCTCAACTTTTTGAACATTGTAATTTATGCGACTTTGTGGGTCACTACCTTTGTCCCTGTTCTTTGCTCTCCCGGACTTCTTCTCTTTCCCGACCGTATTTTCTGGCCAAATCTCGGCGCGTTTCCCTGTTTTAACCAGCTTCTTAATCAG
Coding sequences within it:
- the LOC122318836 gene encoding 40S ribosomal protein S21-2, whose product is MQNEEGVITELYIPRKCSATNRLITSKDHASVQINVGHLDENGVYNGHFSTFALCGFVRAQGDADSGLDRLWQKKKVEVRQQ
- the LOC122302715 gene encoding heavy metal-associated isoprenylated plant protein 35-like isoform X1, yielding MAANSALEPSEALKYQTWVLKVSLHCEGCKRKVKKVLQSIDGVFATNFDSQQHKVTVTGNVTVETLIKKLVKTGKRAEIWPENTVGKEKKSGRAKNRDKGSDPQSRINYNVQKVENPCEKFEEKHSSAKKSGGGSGEKSQVNHIASEEWPAKGHKGSESEGAAVLAAKGGGKKKKAKGQEGNNESSGQGAPFFGTPAGTKSKIHGPGMNHGGVAPLNPSPTRQQSCQYLQANYPQPEYTSYNRIHPAQSFGPSYCVPSVPYTYAGANHEIYAMQAAPLDSFGIFSDENANGCSIM
- the LOC122302715 gene encoding heavy metal-associated isoprenylated plant protein 35-like isoform X2; its protein translation is MYFAGVFATNFDSQQHKVTVTGNVTVETLIKKLVKTGKRAEIWPENTVGKEKKSGRAKNRDKGSDPQSRINYNVQKVENPCEKFEEKHSSAKKSGGGSGEKSQVNHIASEEWPAKGHKGSESEGAAVLAAKGGGKKKKAKGQEGNNESSGQGAPFFGTPAGTKSKIHGPGMNHGGVAPLNPSPTRQQSCQYLQANYPQPEYTSYNRIHPAQSFGPSYCVPSVPYTYAGANHEIYAMQAAPLDSFGIFSDENANGCSIM